A genomic segment from Fusarium keratoplasticum isolate Fu6.1 chromosome 10, whole genome shotgun sequence encodes:
- a CDS encoding BTB domain-containing protein — MLQLYPNGDAILVVHHRTKPSMKCLVSSTILRVASPYFESLFGSNFKEGAAVRQGECPEITLQEDDPEAMEIILSILHFKYSEKFSSLKPALLAAVARQSDKYSCNVALRPWISTWLSGIENVSDPKDIGLLLTAAYFFRSTESISTVSKGAVPHLNLDFDSEWSKHEMTAILPFEIKDALAGEISRVLDQIHLAIQWNERTLGSYEKSYTTDQKLCMKCGRLPSRDVRDDRCRRCSSDVIDSLCTTETRIAAYFRCLETHKLWPSVQPFKIHTVSTLEDRIKRVSEDREHRCSAGLDCPLYKVLWAMPETVSGIVADVNGISLDKLDLDVMT; from the exons ATGCTACAACTATATCCAAACGGCGATGCCATCCTCGTGGTCCACCATCGTACAAAACCATCCATGAAATGTCTCGTCTCATCCACCATTCTGCGCGTTGCCTCACCGTATTTTGAATCACTCTTTGGATCCAACTTTAAAGAAGGCGCCGCTGTTCGACAGGGAGAGTGTCCCGAGATTACACTCCAGGAAGACGATCCTGAGGCTATGGAGATTATCCTCTCTATCCTTCACTTCAAGTACAGCGAGAAGTTTTCTAGTCTCAAGCCTGCTCTGTTGGCTGCGGTGGCGAGACAAAGCGACAAGTACAGCTGCAACGTTGCCCTGCGACCTTGGATTTCCACCTGGTTGTCCGGAATTGAAAATGTGTCTGATCCCAAGGATATCGGACTGCTTCTCACGGCGGCGTACTTTTTCCGATCGACTGAGTCCATCTCGACTGTGTCAAAAGGAGCCGTGCCGCATCTGAATTTGGATTTTGACTCTGAGTGGTCCAAGCACGAGATGACTGCCATCTTGCCGTTTGAGATAAAAG ATGCCCTGGCTGGTGAGATTTCGAGAGTGTTGGATCAAATTCACCTCGCTATCCAGTGGAACGAGCGCACATTGGGGAGCTACGAGAAGAGCTACACCACCGACCAGAAGCTCTGTATGAAATGCGGACGGCTTCCTTCCCGTGATGTGAGAGATGATCGTTGTCGAAGATGTTCAAGTGATGTTATCGATTCACTATGCACGACCGAAACTCGCATTGCCGCTTACTTTCGTTGTCTGGAAACACACAAACTCTGGCCGTCAGTACAACCCTTCAAGATCCACACGGTATCGACTCTGGAAGATCGGATCAAGAGGGTAAGCGAGGATCGTGAGCATCGGTGTAGTGCTGGGTTGGATTGTCCTTTGTACAAAGTGTTGTGGGCGATGCCTGAGACCGTGTCTGGAATTGTGGCCGACGTTAACGGCATATCCCTTGACAaacttgatcttgacgtTATGACATAG
- a CDS encoding Elongator complex protein 3: MATATMTAVAVHTKKKPDLAPESERFLRCCADVANALIEDHEASKAGRTTRDINLNSLRNKLAKKHKLMNIPPLTAIIASIPEHYKKYILPKLIAKPIRTSSGIAVVAVMCKPHRCPHIAYTGNICVYCPGGPDSDFEYSTQSYTGYEPTSMRAIRARYDPFEQARGRVDQLKSLGHSVDKVEYIIMGGTFMSLPESYRNEFIAQLHNALSGYQTTNVDEAVEAGEMSNIKCVGITIETRPDYCLQPHLSDMLRYGCTRLEVGVQSLYEDVARDTNRGHTVAAVAETFCLAKDAGYKVVSHMMPDLPNVGMERDIDQFREYFENPAFRTDGLKIYPTLVIRGTGLYELWRTGRYQNYTPNGLIDLVARILALIPPWTRIYRVQRDIPMPLVTSGVENGNLRELALARMKDFGTTCRDVRTREVGVNEIKNKIRPNQIELVRRDYVANGGWETFLAYEDPKQDILVALLRLRKCTEKYTYREELIGQPTSMVRELHVYGTAVPVHARDPRKFQHQGFGTLLMEEAERIAREEHGSDKISVISGVGVRSYYKKLGFWLDGPYMSKWLDGREGPQ, translated from the coding sequence ATGGCGACCGCCACCATGACCGCCGTCGCGGTCcacaccaagaagaagcccgacCTGGCACCAGAGAGCGAGCGCTTCCTGCGATGTTGCGCCGACGTCGCCAACGCCCTCATCGAAGATCATgaagcctccaaggccgGTCGCACTACCCGCgacatcaacctcaactcgCTGCGCaacaagctcgccaagaagcacaagcTCATGAACATTCCGCCCTTGaccgccatcatcgcctccaTTCCCGAGCATTACAAGAAGTATATTCTGCCGAAGCTCATCGCGAAGCCTATTCGGACGTCTTCTGGAATTGCGGTCGTTGCTGTCATGTGCAAGCCCCATCGATGCCCTCATATCGCTTATACCGGCAACATCTGCGTCTACTGCCCTGGTGGACCGGACTCCGATTTCGAATACAGTACACAGTCATATACTGGATACGAGCCTACTTCAATGCGAGCCATTCGTGCGCGATACGACCCCTTCGAGCAGGCGCGAGGACGAGTCGACCAGCTCAAGTCTCTTGGTCACTCTGTTGACAAGGTCGAATATATCATTATGGGAGGCACCTTTATGTCATTGCCCGAGTCATACCGTAACGAATTTATTGCGCAGCTTCACAATGCGCTAAGCGGATACCAAACAACTAATGTGGACGAAGCTGTggaggctggcgagatgaGCAACATCAAGTGTGTCGGTATCACAATTGAGACTCGACCCGACTATTGTCTACAGCCTCACCTTTCTGATATGTTGCGATACGGCTGCACAAGATTGGAGGTTGGAGTTCAGTCACTTTACGAAGATGTGGCACGAGACACAAACCGAGGACACACTGTGGCTGCTGTCGCAGAGACATTCTGCCTTGCCAAGGATGCTGGATACAAGGTCGTCAGTCACATGATGCCCGACCTGCCCAACGTGGGCATGGAACGAGACATTGACCAATTCCGAGAGTATTTCGAGAACCCTGCCTTCAGAACGGATGGTCTCAAGATCTACCCGACCCTTGTCATCCGAGGCACAGGCCTTTACGAGCTGTGGCGGACGGGGCGGTACCAGAACTACACACCAAATGGCCTGATCGATCTGGTGGCCAGGATCTTGGCTCTGATCCCACCCTGGACGCGCATCTACCGAGTGCAGCGGGATATCCCCATGCCCCTGGTCACATCTGGAGTCGAGAATGGCAACTTGCGTGAGTTGGCTTTGGCTCGAATGAAGGACTTTGGAACGACTTGCCGAGATGTGCGGACGAGAGAGGTCGGTgtcaacgagatcaagaacaagattcGACCCAATCAGATTGAGCTTGTTCGAAGAGACTATGTCGCCAATGGTGGCTGGGAGACCTTCCTTGCCTATGAGGACCCCAAGCAGGATATCCTCGTTGCTCTCTTGCGGTTGCGAAAGTGCACAGAAAAGTACACTTACAGGGAAGAGCTCATCGGCCAGCCTACCAGCATGGTGAGAGAGCTTCACGTCTACGGCACAGCTGTCCCCGTGCACGCCCGTGACCCCCGCAAGTTCCAGCACCAGGGCTTTGGTACTCTACTGATggaagaggccgagaggATCGCACGAGAGGAGCACGGCAGCGACAAGATCAGCGTCATCTCTGGCGTCGGCGTGAGGAGTTACTACAAGAAGCTTGGCTTCTGGCTGGACGGGCCTTATATGAGCAAGTGGCTGGATGGACGGGAGGGTCCTCAGTGA
- a CDS encoding CCR4-Not complex 3'-5'-exoribonuclease subunit Ccr4: MFTQHSGQGQHARINGAGRGMPNLLYNFQHSQHQHPSQTQHHQGLQHDHGMPNANGLSHHSSFASGVLSNSSPFNASALQNGHSATTRGQAPPNEMWQEQLRMHKEAERAHAAMTDQQQPHYYARLKASENRGIGGPPPTTVRAQADSENDSVDRRRPAPVEKETRRQDWHNMDMSGQGLRNLAPELFRYQFLNELYIASNKLTRLPNAIGELRQLRHLDASFNQISEIPPEVGMCTYLKQLLLFNNNIQTLPFELGSLHLLEMLGIEGNPLEHDVKQEIMEKGTKSLVNALREGAPIPLAPAPRKPIVIQEDVSPNLEKIKVFSWNILCDKYATPQTYGYTPTGALNWEYRKDCILEELRIRDADFLALQEVSTDAFKEDLSPDLAQMDYKGVHWPKSRAKTMSEKDAQSVDGCAVFYKQSKFILLDKQLIEFATIAINRPDMKNQHDVFNRVMPKDNIAVICFFESRLTGARIILVNVHLTWDSALADVKVIQTGILMEHVTKLAEKYARWPAVKDKKMIVLPTSDDEVPTPQIEPGPSQEYRTNTEIPLLVCGDFNSTEDSSVYELMSMGRVPPDHLELSNFQYGSFTRDGIEHPFSLRDAYAHTKHTADEMPFTNYTPGFADVIDYIWYSTNTLEVVDLLGPPDPEYLKRVPAFPNWHFPADHIQIMSEFVIKGRKEKKHLPDREPDFGGGSSGPRG; the protein is encoded by the exons ATGTTTACCCAACACTCCGGGCAAGGTCAACATGCCCGGATCAATGGCGCCGGGCGAGGCATGCCCAACCTGCTGTACAACTTCCAACACtcccaacatcaacacccttCTCAGACCCAACACCACCAGGGGCTTCAGCATGACCATGGCATGCCCAACGCCAATGGATTGAGCCACCACTCGAGCTTCGCCTCGGGCGTACTCTCAAACTCGAGTCCTTTCAATGCGAGCGCTCTCCAGAATGGGCATTCGGCGACAACGCGAGGACAAGCACCCCCGAACGAGATGTGGCAGGAGCAATTGAGGATGCacaaggaggctgagcgAGCGCATGCTGCCATGACCgatcaacaacaaccgcACTACTATGCTAGGCTCAAGGCGTCGGAAAACAGAGGCATTGGCGGCCCTCCGCCCACCACCGTGCGCGCCCAGGCGGATAGCGAGAACGATAGTGTTGACCGACGGCGTCCCGCGCCCGTGGAGAAGGAGACCCGGCGCCAGGATTGGCATAATATGGACATGAGCGGCCAGGGTCTGCGAAACTTGGCACCGGAGCTGTTCAGGTATCAGTTCCTGAACGAGCTCTACATTGCTTCAAACAAGCTCACTCGACTTCCCAACGCCATTGGAGAGCTACGCCAGTTACGCCATCTTGACGCCTCCTTCAACCAAATTTCAGAGATCCCCCCTGAAGTCGGAATGTGCACCTACCTGAAGCAGCTGCTGCTATTCAACAACAATATCCAAACATTGCCTTTTGAACTGGGATCGCTCCACCTTCTTGAGATGCTGGGCATCGAAGGAAACCCCTTGGAGCATGACGTGAAGCAGGAGATTATGGAGAAGGGAACAAAGAGCCTGGTCAATGCACTGAGAGAAGGCGCTCCGA TTCCCCTGGCTCCTGCACCCCGCAAGCCCATCGTCATTCAGGAAGATGTGTCACCCAACTTGGAAAAGATCAAGGTTTTCTCATGGAACATTCTCTGCGACAAGTATGCGACTCCACAGACATACGGCTATACCCCCACGGGTGCCCTCAACTGGGAGTATCGCAAGGACTGCATCTTGGAGGAGCTTCGGATCCGCGACGCCGACTTTCTTGCTCTTCAGGAGGTCTCCACGGATGCCTTCAAAGAGGATCTCAGCCCCGACCTGGCGCAAATGGACTACAAGGGCGTTCACTGGCCCAAGTCCCGAGCAAAGACCATGTCGGAAAAGGACGCTCAGTCAGTGGATGGATGTGCCGTCTTTTACAAGCAGAGCAAGTTTATCCTGCTGGATAAGCAGTTGATCGAGTTTGCTACTATTGCTATCAACCGACCCGACATGAAGAACCAGCACGATGTCTTCAACCGTGTGATGCCCAAGGACAATATTGCCGTCATCTGCTTCTTTGAGTCACGACTGACGGGAGCGCGCATCATCTTGGTCAACGTTCATCTCACCTGGGACTCTGCTTTGGCCGATGTCAAGGTTATCCAGACGGGTATCCTGATGGAGCACGTtaccaagctcgccgagaagTATGCTAGGTGGCCAGCGgtgaaggacaagaagatgattgTCCTGCCAACGTCGGACGATGAGGTTCCCACGCCCCAGATCGAACCAGGCCCCAGCCAAGAGTACCGGACCAACACagagatccctcttttggTTTGTGGTGATTTCAACTCGACTGAAGACTCTTCGGTGTACGAGTTGATGTCCATGGGCCGAGTACCCCCGGATCATCTCGAGTTGAGCAACTTCCAGTACGGCAGCTTCACACGAGACGGTATCGAGCATCCCTTCAGCCTCCGAGACGCCTACGCCCACACCAAGCACACGGCTGATGAAATGCCGTTCACGAACTACACGCCAGGCTTTGCTGACGTGATTGACTATATCTGGTATTCGACCAACACACTCGAGGTGGTGGACCTTCTCGGACCCCCTGACCCCGAATATCTTAAGCGAGTGCCCGCGTTCCCCAACTGGCACTTCCCGGCGGATCACATCCAGATCATGTCCGAGTTTGTGATCAAGGggcgcaaggagaagaagcaccTGCCGGACCGAGAACCCGATTTTGGAGGCGGCTCCAGCGGACCACGAGGCTAG